A genomic window from Thioalkalivibrio sp. ALJ12 includes:
- the trxA gene encoding thioredoxin TrxA — translation MSDKIVYTSDAGFDEDVLKADQPVLVDYWAEWCGPCKMIAPILDEIAEEYAGKVKVAKLNIDENPSTPPKYGIRGIPTLMLFKNGDVEATKVGALSKSQLTAFLDQHL, via the coding sequence GTGAGCGACAAAATTGTGTACACGTCAGACGCCGGTTTCGACGAAGACGTCCTGAAGGCGGATCAGCCAGTCCTGGTGGACTACTGGGCCGAGTGGTGCGGGCCCTGCAAGATGATCGCCCCCATTCTGGATGAAATCGCCGAAGAATACGCCGGCAAGGTCAAAGTCGCCAAGCTGAACATCGACGAGAACCCGTCCACGCCGCCGAAGTACGGCATTCGCGGGATCCCGACGCTGATGCTGTTCAAGAATGGCGATGTCGAAGCCACCAAGGTCGGCGCATTGTCCAAGTCGCAGCTGACCGCTTTCCTGGACCAGCACCTCTGA
- a CDS encoding DEAD/DEAH box helicase, translated as MTDPAQETPRFDQLDLPEAVQAGIRATGFETCTPIQALTLPIALAGRDVAGQAQTGTGKTAAFLIATFNRLLRQAPAPDRRATDVRALIVAPTRELAIQIHKDAEMLGRETGLKLALAYGGTGYDSQREQLEAGADILIGTPGRIIDYFKQKVFGLGHTEVVVLDEADRMFDLGFIKDVRFLMRRCAPASERLSMLFSATLSLRVMELAYEHMSNPEKVQVEAETLTADRVRQVIYYPANEEKIPLLLGLARDLKPERAIVFVNTKHGAEKVCDWLNVNGQKAALLSGDVPQNKRSSLLERFTAGEYAFLVATDVAARGLHIPAVTHVFNFDLPQSGEDYVHRIGRTARAGAEGDAISFGCEDSAFYLPDIESYLGERIPTETVDPAALFSDPVRPKPRPRKPRDDRRGGGGRGGARGSGKPSGGGGHRHRSGGGKPKGS; from the coding sequence ATGACCGATCCCGCGCAGGAAACGCCCCGCTTCGACCAGCTCGATCTGCCCGAGGCCGTACAGGCGGGCATCCGCGCCACCGGTTTCGAGACCTGCACGCCGATCCAGGCGCTGACCCTGCCCATTGCGCTGGCCGGGCGGGATGTCGCCGGGCAGGCGCAGACCGGTACGGGCAAGACCGCGGCCTTTCTGATCGCCACCTTCAACCGTCTGCTGCGCCAGGCGCCCGCGCCCGATCGCCGGGCGACCGATGTGCGCGCCCTGATCGTCGCCCCGACGCGTGAACTCGCCATCCAGATCCACAAGGATGCCGAGATGCTGGGGCGCGAAACCGGGCTCAAGCTGGCGCTGGCCTATGGTGGTACCGGTTACGACAGCCAGCGCGAGCAGCTGGAGGCCGGGGCCGACATCCTGATTGGTACGCCGGGCCGGATCATCGACTACTTCAAGCAGAAGGTGTTCGGGCTCGGGCACACCGAGGTGGTGGTGCTGGACGAGGCCGATCGCATGTTCGATCTCGGTTTCATCAAGGACGTGCGTTTCCTGATGCGTCGCTGCGCGCCGGCCAGCGAGCGGCTGTCCATGCTGTTCTCGGCCACGCTGTCGCTGCGTGTGATGGAGCTGGCCTACGAGCACATGAGCAACCCGGAAAAGGTCCAGGTCGAGGCCGAGACCCTGACCGCGGATCGCGTGCGCCAGGTGATCTACTACCCGGCGAACGAGGAAAAAATCCCGCTGCTGCTGGGGCTGGCGCGCGATCTCAAGCCGGAGCGGGCCATCGTGTTCGTGAACACCAAGCACGGGGCCGAGAAGGTCTGCGACTGGCTGAACGTGAACGGGCAGAAGGCCGCGCTGCTCTCGGGTGATGTGCCGCAGAACAAGCGCTCGAGCCTGCTGGAGCGCTTCACCGCAGGCGAGTACGCCTTTCTGGTGGCGACCGATGTCGCGGCGCGCGGACTGCACATCCCGGCCGTGACCCACGTGTTCAACTTCGATCTGCCGCAGTCGGGCGAGGACTACGTGCACCGCATCGGGCGCACGGCGCGCGCCGGGGCCGAGGGCGACGCCATCAGCTTCGGTTGCGAGGACTCCGCGTTCTACCTGCCGGACATCGAGTCCTATCTCGGCGAACGGATCCCCACGGAGACCGTGGACCCCGCAGCCCTGTTCAGCGACCCGGTGCGCCCCAAGCCGCGCCCGCGCAAGCCGCGCGACGACCGGCGCGGCGGCGGTGGACGTGGCGGTGCGCGCGGATCGGGTAAACCGTCGGGCGGCGGCGGGCACCGCCATCGCAGCGGGGGCGGCAAGCCAAAAGGCTCCTGA